Within Gilvibacter sp. SZ-19, the genomic segment CCGAGACAAAAGCACCAATATGCCTTTGGCATAAGGAGCAGGGGCGGCCGTGGTTAGGCCTTGATTATACAAGCGCTGCGGATAGCTCAAGTCTGCGGCCATAAAGATATCTACAGGAGCTCCATTACTGATCTGGCTGGTAAGTTTTCCAGAAGAGCCGCTTATAATATCGATCTCAACATTATTGGTCGTACTAAACTCTTCTGCCAGGGCTCGTGCCAATCCTTCTGCGTTTGCCGCAACTGCAATACGCAATTTTTCAGTGGGTTGTTCTGAGCAAGCGCTTAGGAGTAAACAGGCCAAAAAAAGGCCACTTATAAGATTAGTCTTCTGAAAAAATCGCTGTCTCAAATCCGTCTATACTTTTGGTGTTCTTTTTTTCCCAATAGGCCCAAAGGTCCTCATCGGATTTAGCCTTTGCCCAATCTGCCAAGCGTGTCCTGTGCGATTTAAATTCCATATAAGGAACTCCATAACCGCAAGAGGTCTGTACCGTTTCAATGTGGAGTTTAATGAATTGTCTGGCCCCGGCTGTTTCTGGGAAAAGCTTTAAATAGTCTTCGAATTGTGGGTCTCTTGGGTGATAGACCTCACAGCTTCCATATAATCTCAAAATCAATGGAGGATCTTCAAAGGCATTGAACATTACCGTCATACGATTGCTCTTAAGTAGGTGAGCGGCTGTTTCGTTTCCGCTTCCGGTAAGATTAAGCCAAACTACTGTTTTATCGTCTATGACTCGAATACTATCCATGCCTTTAGGTGATAGGTTGATCCTGCCTTCTTGTGCTGCTGTTGCAACAAAGAACACAGGCTGGGCCTCTATGAAATTTTTATGGACTTCTCGTAATTCTTGGAATTGTGCAGCCATGATTGCGCCTTACTTTTTATTAGGATAAAGATACTGCAAGTCGGTGGAGCGACCACAAATCTGTATATTTATATTTTGTTTAACAAAATGAATAAAAATTTAAACAAAATATTAATAGAAA encodes:
- a CDS encoding pyridoxamine 5'-phosphate oxidase family protein is translated as MAAQFQELREVHKNFIEAQPVFFVATAAQEGRINLSPKGMDSIRVIDDKTVVWLNLTGSGNETAAHLLKSNRMTVMFNAFEDPPLILRLYGSCEVYHPRDPQFEDYLKLFPETAGARQFIKLHIETVQTSCGYGVPYMEFKSHRTRLADWAKAKSDEDLWAYWEKKNTKSIDGFETAIFSED